One region of Maridesulfovibrio ferrireducens genomic DNA includes:
- a CDS encoding ATP synthase subunit I, which yields MSNNYLLLIAFFFVGGFAAILHFGGLWLTIRYLPRTVRPRLFFWSGCLLRYAVTLLVFLCVMKQGGAPLASAFLGFYLLRTAALSKYCSAEKSIIRNSRRTPWK from the coding sequence ATGAGCAATAATTATCTATTACTTATAGCCTTTTTCTTTGTCGGAGGCTTTGCAGCTATCCTCCATTTTGGAGGACTCTGGCTCACCATTCGCTATTTGCCGAGAACCGTTAGACCACGTCTCTTTTTCTGGTCAGGGTGTTTATTGCGGTATGCAGTGACCTTGCTTGTTTTCTTGTGTGTCATGAAACAGGGCGGCGCTCCGCTGGCATCTGCGTTTTTAGGTTTTTATCTGTTACGCACTGCGGCGTTGTCTAAATACTGTTCAGCGGAGAAATCAATTATTCGTAACAGCAGGAGGACTCCGTGGAAATAA
- a CDS encoding AtpZ/AtpI family protein, with translation MSPDQKKRSDDFKRNISTKEKRRIRAEKQGQVGTLSAFSSMGVVGWTVALPTVLGAFLGAWMDYMWPFKLSWTLTMLGVGLFTGCVFAGMWMNREKIKIIKEREEPQPKESEPEELEPKESDKNDEQ, from the coding sequence ATGAGCCCTGATCAGAAAAAGCGTTCAGATGATTTTAAACGTAATATCTCGACCAAAGAGAAACGCAGAATCCGTGCGGAAAAACAAGGTCAGGTCGGAACTTTGTCAGCCTTCAGTTCTATGGGGGTTGTCGGTTGGACCGTAGCCTTACCGACTGTTCTTGGCGCTTTTTTAGGGGCATGGATGGATTACATGTGGCCTTTCAAGCTCAGCTGGACGCTCACAATGCTTGGGGTTGGACTTTTTACAGGATGCGTTTTTGCGGGAATGTGGATGAACCGTGAGAAGATAAAAATTATTAAAGAGAGAGAGGAGCCGCAGCCTAAAGAATCGGAGCCAGAAGAACTGGAGCCAAAAGAATCGGATAAAAATGATGAGCAATAA